A genome region from Scyliorhinus torazame isolate Kashiwa2021f chromosome 13, sScyTor2.1, whole genome shotgun sequence includes the following:
- the cnbpb gene encoding CCHC-type zinc finger, nucleic acid binding protein b: MSNQECFACGYTGHWARDCPSAGGRSRIRGRGRGSFTASRDICYRCGESGHLAKDCELQEDACYNCGKGGHIAKDCKEPKKEREQCCYNCGRPGHLARDCDHADEQKCYSCGEFGHIQKDCTKVKCYRCGETGHVAINCSKASEVNCYRCGEAGHLARECTIEATA; the protein is encoded by the exons ATGAGCAACCAGGAGTGCTTTGCATGTGGGTATACTGGGCATTGGGCACGTGACTGCCCAAGTGCTGGTGGCCGCAGTCGGATTAGAGGTCGTGGCAGAGGAAGTTTCACTGCTTCAAGAG ATATCTGCTATCGCTGTGGTGAATCGGGCCACCTTGCAAAGGATTGTGAGCTCCAGGAAGATG CCTGCTACAACTGTGGCAAGGGTGGCCACATTGCCAAAGATTGCAAGGAGCCAAAGAAGGAGAGGGAGCAATGCTGCTATAACTGTGGCAGACCTGGACATCTGGCCCGTGACTGTGATCATGCTGATGAGCAGAAATGTTATTCATGTGGAGAATTTGGGCATATTCAAAAGGATTGCACCAAAGTCAAGTGCTATAG GTGTGGTGAAACTGGTCATGTTGCCATCAATTGCAGCAAGGCAAGTGAAGTGAACTGCTACCGCTGTGGTGAAGCTGGACATCTTGCACGGGAATGCACGATCGAGGCTACAGCTTAA